One genomic segment of Candidatus Neomarinimicrobiota bacterium includes these proteins:
- a CDS encoding electron transfer flavoprotein subunit beta/FixA family protein has translation MRPLKIAVLIKQVPEAGAPLKINAGRSWVEETNLSFTTNESDSYALEEALLLKEAGSAEVLACTLGPERADQVLKDALAKGADRALLLTDELFAQLDVQGAALALARALIEERCDLILLGLQADDTGEAQLGPALAERLDLPHVTLVVETTLENGSVKVRQEQENGWFQHLNVTLPALFTIQSGINRPRYASLRGIMAMKSKEIRQLSASDLNLSAVDLTPQQTLYGLGVPPKTKQTTVIEGSPAEVVARLVEALANEAQVI, from the coding sequence ATGCGGCCGCTGAAAATCGCCGTGCTCATTAAGCAGGTGCCCGAGGCGGGGGCCCCGCTGAAAATTAACGCCGGCCGTTCCTGGGTAGAAGAAACCAACCTCTCTTTTACCACCAACGAAAGTGACTCATATGCGCTGGAAGAAGCCCTGTTGCTCAAGGAAGCCGGTAGTGCCGAGGTGCTGGCCTGTACCCTGGGCCCTGAGCGGGCGGATCAGGTGCTAAAAGACGCCCTTGCTAAGGGGGCTGACCGCGCCCTCTTGCTGACGGATGAGCTCTTTGCCCAACTGGACGTACAGGGCGCCGCTCTGGCTCTTGCCCGCGCCCTCATTGAGGAGCGCTGCGACCTGATTCTGCTGGGCCTCCAGGCCGATGACACCGGCGAGGCGCAGCTGGGACCTGCGCTTGCCGAGCGGCTTGATCTGCCCCATGTTACTCTGGTAGTTGAAACGACCCTCGAAAACGGATCGGTGAAAGTGCGGCAGGAACAGGAGAACGGCTGGTTTCAGCACCTGAACGTGACCCTGCCAGCCCTATTCACTATTCAATCGGGGATTAACCGGCCACGGTACGCATCGCTCCGGGGCATTATGGCCATGAAGAGCAAGGAAATCAGGCAGCTGTCTGCTTCCGATCTGAACCTTTCCGCAGTCGACCTCACGCCACAGCAGACCTTATACGGCCTCGGCGTACCTCCGAAAACCAAGCAGACCACCGTCATTGAGGGTAGCCCTGCCGAGGTAGTGGCACGGCTGGTGGAAGCCTTGGCAAATGAGGCGCAGGTTATCTAG
- a CDS encoding electron transfer flavoprotein subunit alpha/FixB family protein, producing the protein MGKIFTFLELRNGAVARSSLEALRGGQELAAQLHHSHTAVLFGLEAPPSELTGLQLDDILVAPAPQLAIYTSDQYVAAMDAVINAEAPNILLAAHTYQARDWLPRLACRLGRPLVSDCVGFRLDGDLIWLRPLFQGKMNAQVKTTPGLVMVSFQAGTFRSDDLESGSPTVRTHEVDLSAVPVRVQPGKAVQEGRGAVDLSRAERIVSVGRGIGGEENLPLVQALAEALDAELGASRPVVDYGWLPHAHQVGSSGQTVAPKLYLAVGISGAIQHQVGMKGSGCVVAINKDPHAPIFEIADYGIVADFMEIVPALTAALLERRSG; encoded by the coding sequence GTGGGCAAGATCTTCACTTTCCTTGAACTCCGCAATGGCGCCGTCGCCCGATCATCCCTGGAGGCCTTGCGGGGCGGTCAGGAGCTTGCCGCCCAGCTCCACCACTCCCACACCGCCGTGCTCTTCGGCCTGGAAGCACCACCCAGTGAGCTTACAGGCCTGCAACTGGACGATATATTGGTGGCGCCTGCCCCCCAGTTGGCAATCTACACCTCCGATCAGTACGTGGCTGCCATGGATGCAGTGATCAATGCAGAGGCCCCCAATATACTTTTGGCTGCCCACACTTACCAGGCCCGTGACTGGCTGCCGCGCCTGGCCTGCCGACTGGGACGTCCTCTGGTAAGCGATTGCGTTGGTTTCCGGTTGGATGGCGATCTCATTTGGCTGCGACCCCTGTTCCAGGGCAAGATGAACGCGCAGGTGAAGACCACTCCCGGGTTGGTCATGGTCTCCTTTCAGGCGGGCACCTTCCGGTCCGACGACCTGGAGAGTGGCTCGCCCACTGTTCGTACCCATGAAGTCGATTTGTCGGCTGTGCCCGTGCGGGTACAGCCCGGCAAGGCCGTCCAGGAGGGCCGTGGTGCGGTGGACCTGAGCCGGGCAGAGCGCATTGTTTCCGTCGGCCGCGGCATCGGAGGCGAAGAGAATCTACCCCTGGTGCAGGCGCTGGCGGAGGCACTGGACGCCGAGCTGGGGGCCTCCCGCCCCGTGGTAGACTACGGCTGGCTGCCGCACGCCCACCAGGTCGGCTCGTCCGGGCAGACCGTAGCGCCGAAGCTCTATCTGGCAGTGGGCATTTCCGGTGCCATCCAGCATCAAGTGGGCATGAAAGGATCTGGCTGCGTCGTGGCTATCAACAAGGATCCCCACGCTCCCATTTTCGAGATCGCCGACTACGGTATTGTGGCCGATTTCATGGAGATCGTCCCGGCCCTGACGGCCGCCCTTCTGGAGCGGCGCTCCGGCTAG
- a CDS encoding T9SS type A sorting domain-containing protein translates to MKSRPTALSSLLLLPLLAGVATGQSVTGSYQLTGVSVQYYDVVRDTTGSLAASDSAASYAVTVSWPSSALAAAGKGFTHELKRFVPGDTVAAPATPDGLLSPAGLTAFGIDLSIFLNQETGTFTIPAEGTIPSTFPTIDVENCSTFAVVAQVLDLADLAFSANVVIDSTANSITWGLGIAQSDVFAWFDAFDPAQDPSALHDSVSWGRITAHFGGGDFASIASLTLEWRAIDGADANLGIDENHPDKPLDRVLGIAVLDGDTVTVAALGLNVGSYPILGGSGVDHDVDPSTPNIGIVEDVNWGYLFDPVGDDEILQNGDEPLQFTGYYFTHNFLTAASALEESFVTGFTPTVDTDGDGIPDAPALVVYFLGTGLDLASATIATADSLADLAAQVVALALGLDAPSAGGIGAAVGASVSQALIAYLAGGGMDLPGAIDSTAEVAIVTTLGTLAAAGVTVDDSDHDVDLANLGAGGRLLFEVDNVCIPEQQRQEVLALFDRIILAVESDDSIIPTRFALYANYPNPFNPSTLISFDLPEALATELTIWNLLGQQVRTLYSSELAAGRHQISFDGRDDAGLSMPTGIYFYRVQAERFSSTRKLMLLK, encoded by the coding sequence TTGAAATCGCGGCCTACGGCTCTGTCCAGTTTGCTTCTGCTGCCCTTATTGGCAGGGGTTGCCACGGGCCAATCAGTTACCGGCAGCTACCAGCTCACAGGCGTTAGCGTTCAGTACTACGATGTTGTTCGCGATACGACCGGATCTCTCGCCGCGTCAGATTCCGCGGCCAGCTACGCCGTGACTGTCAGCTGGCCCAGCAGCGCCCTAGCGGCGGCCGGCAAGGGATTCACCCATGAACTGAAGCGTTTTGTGCCCGGTGATACGGTGGCCGCCCCCGCTACACCCGACGGACTCTTGAGCCCCGCAGGGCTGACCGCCTTTGGCATCGACCTGAGCATCTTCCTGAATCAGGAGACCGGGACATTCACCATTCCCGCTGAGGGCACGATACCCTCGACCTTTCCCACCATCGACGTGGAAAACTGTTCCACGTTTGCCGTGGTGGCCCAGGTTCTAGACCTGGCTGATCTGGCCTTCTCTGCCAACGTTGTGATTGATTCAACCGCCAATTCCATCACCTGGGGCCTGGGCATTGCCCAGTCGGACGTCTTCGCCTGGTTCGACGCTTTCGATCCTGCGCAGGACCCTTCCGCTCTCCACGATTCGGTCAGCTGGGGCCGCATCACTGCGCACTTCGGCGGCGGCGACTTTGCCTCCATCGCCTCGCTTACCCTAGAGTGGCGGGCCATCGATGGCGCCGATGCTAATCTCGGTATCGATGAGAACCATCCCGACAAGCCGCTGGACCGGGTGCTGGGCATTGCCGTCCTGGATGGGGATACGGTAACGGTGGCTGCTCTTGGCCTGAACGTGGGATCGTATCCCATTTTAGGGGGATCAGGTGTCGATCACGATGTTGATCCATCCACTCCCAATATCGGTATCGTAGAAGATGTGAATTGGGGCTACCTTTTCGACCCCGTAGGGGATGACGAAATACTGCAGAACGGCGATGAGCCCTTGCAGTTCACCGGCTACTACTTCACCCACAATTTCCTGACTGCCGCCAGTGCGCTTGAGGAGAGCTTCGTCACCGGTTTTACACCTACTGTTGATACCGATGGTGACGGGATTCCGGATGCACCGGCCCTGGTTGTCTATTTCCTCGGCACGGGCCTGGACCTTGCGTCTGCCACGATTGCCACGGCAGATTCCCTGGCCGATCTGGCAGCGCAAGTTGTGGCTTTGGCCCTTGGTCTTGACGCCCCTTCCGCTGGCGGAATTGGGGCTGCTGTAGGGGCATCCGTATCGCAGGCGCTTATCGCTTACCTTGCCGGCGGTGGGATGGACTTGCCAGGTGCCATCGATTCCACGGCCGAGGTGGCCATTGTAACCACTCTGGGTACATTGGCAGCTGCTGGGGTCACCGTGGATGACTCCGACCACGATGTTGACCTAGCGAATCTCGGCGCCGGTGGCCGCCTGCTCTTCGAGGTGGACAACGTCTGCATTCCCGAACAGCAGCGGCAGGAGGTCTTAGCCCTCTTCGACAGAATCATCCTGGCGGTGGAGTCCGATGATTCCATCATTCCGACGCGCTTCGCCCTGTATGCCAACTATCCTAACCCGTTCAACCCCAGCACGCTGATTTCCTTCGACCTCCCGGAGGCCTTGGCCACCGAGCTCACGATCTGGAACTTGCTGGGGCAACAGGTGCGGACGCTGTACTCCAGCGAACTGGCCGCCGGACGGCATCAGATCAGCTTCGACGGTCGCGATGATGCTGGACTGTCGATGCCAACCGGTATCTACTTCTACCGGGTGCAAGCCGAACGGTTCTCAAGCACCCGCAAGCTGATGTTGCTCAAGTAA
- a CDS encoding (Fe-S)-binding protein, whose amino-acid sequence MVPETTIGIPALFYAFAAAAMFYFAYNLRRAFAARMGRPTGYSIRPLQLLRNTLVYGLAQRKVASRQFGYATVMHACLAWGFMELFFATSVDFLVERGLFLELLPRKDTVWFAALNELGGLLLVLGVVLALVRRHSRLRPPTLPHRSFTGRGNLMGDSGILLILLLLGVGGFLTEAARLALEAPLSARASFAAYSLTPLFSHATWQVLQPWLWWSHAALALTLIALLPQTKLFHILMSIANVALTDTTRRGSLRPMGLTELMADPDADPESLVLGVGRVEDFTWKQLLDTQACTECARCTSVCPAHATGSPLSPMKIIQDMRRQLYRRASGGGTPEALVGGLISPEELWACTTCGACVEECPVLIDHIPAIIDMRRFLVLSEGKPPDEAATSLEQTSRQGNPWGFPQDERLKWAQGRDPPVPLMADRREVDVLYWVGCAGAYDPRNQTVTRAMTTILEAAGVDYAVLGTEERCTGDSARRLGEEYVYETLAGQNLETLAKYRFNRIVTACPHCFQTLGSDYRQLGADLPVIHHSEYIQELLDNGGLQLEGHLNERVTYHDACYLGRHNGIYDSPREVVARTLGQAGELVEASLSREQGFCCGAGGGNMWHEQQQDQRVNLARFDQLAETGATTVATACSFCAIMLDDARKVRGQEQKIAVKDIAELVEASLAPSTAAAADSRAPD is encoded by the coding sequence ATGGTACCGGAAACCACTATCGGCATTCCAGCACTGTTCTATGCCTTTGCCGCTGCCGCCATGTTCTACTTCGCCTATAACCTCCGGCGAGCCTTCGCTGCCCGCATGGGCCGTCCCACGGGTTACTCCATCCGGCCCCTCCAGTTGCTGCGCAACACCCTGGTTTACGGCCTGGCTCAGCGTAAGGTTGCCTCCCGCCAGTTTGGCTACGCCACCGTCATGCACGCCTGCCTGGCCTGGGGCTTCATGGAACTCTTTTTCGCCACCAGCGTCGATTTCCTGGTGGAGCGAGGGCTGTTCCTGGAGCTGCTTCCCCGTAAGGACACCGTCTGGTTTGCCGCCCTCAACGAGCTGGGCGGACTGTTGCTCGTCTTGGGCGTCGTCCTGGCGCTGGTCCGGCGACATAGCCGTCTCAGGCCCCCAACCCTCCCCCACCGCTCGTTCACTGGGCGGGGCAACCTCATGGGAGACAGCGGAATCCTGCTGATACTGTTGCTGTTGGGCGTGGGCGGTTTCCTCACCGAAGCGGCCCGCCTGGCGCTGGAAGCCCCACTGTCCGCCAGAGCCTCATTTGCCGCCTACAGCCTCACTCCGCTCTTCTCCCACGCCACCTGGCAGGTGCTCCAGCCATGGCTCTGGTGGAGCCATGCCGCCCTGGCGCTGACCCTCATCGCTCTGTTGCCCCAGACCAAGCTGTTCCACATTCTCATGAGCATCGCCAACGTGGCCCTCACCGACACGACCCGGCGTGGCAGTCTGCGGCCGATGGGGTTGACTGAACTCATGGCCGACCCCGACGCCGATCCTGAAAGCCTGGTACTGGGGGTAGGCCGGGTGGAAGACTTCACCTGGAAACAACTGCTGGACACCCAGGCCTGCACCGAGTGCGCCCGCTGCACCTCGGTCTGCCCCGCCCATGCCACCGGCTCGCCGCTCTCACCCATGAAAATCATCCAGGACATGCGGCGGCAACTTTACAGGCGCGCCTCGGGCGGCGGCACCCCGGAGGCGCTGGTGGGCGGCCTCATATCACCGGAGGAGCTCTGGGCCTGCACCACCTGTGGGGCGTGCGTAGAGGAGTGCCCCGTGCTCATCGACCACATACCCGCCATCATCGACATGCGCCGGTTCCTGGTCCTCTCCGAGGGCAAACCCCCCGACGAGGCCGCAACCTCTTTGGAGCAGACTAGCCGGCAGGGCAATCCCTGGGGCTTTCCCCAGGACGAGCGCCTCAAATGGGCGCAGGGTCGTGACCCACCCGTGCCCCTTATGGCCGACCGCCGGGAGGTGGACGTGCTCTATTGGGTCGGCTGTGCCGGCGCCTACGATCCCCGCAACCAGACCGTCACCCGGGCCATGACCACCATCCTGGAGGCGGCCGGCGTGGATTATGCCGTCCTCGGCACCGAGGAGCGCTGCACCGGCGACTCCGCCCGGCGCCTGGGTGAGGAGTATGTCTACGAGACCCTCGCCGGCCAGAACCTGGAGACGCTTGCGAAATACCGCTTCAACCGCATCGTCACCGCCTGCCCACACTGCTTCCAGACGCTGGGCAGCGACTACCGCCAGCTGGGCGCTGACCTGCCCGTGATCCACCATTCCGAGTACATTCAGGAGCTGCTGGATAATGGGGGCCTGCAGCTTGAAGGCCACCTGAATGAGCGGGTCACCTACCACGATGCCTGTTACCTGGGACGCCATAACGGCATCTACGATTCGCCCCGGGAGGTGGTTGCCAGAACGCTGGGCCAGGCGGGCGAACTAGTTGAGGCAAGCTTGTCCCGCGAGCAGGGCTTCTGCTGCGGCGCCGGCGGCGGAAACATGTGGCATGAGCAGCAGCAGGACCAGCGGGTAAACCTGGCCCGTTTCGACCAACTCGCCGAGACCGGCGCGACCACCGTGGCCACCGCCTGTTCATTCTGCGCCATCATGCTGGACGACGCCCGCAAGGTGCGCGGCCAGGAGCAGAAGATTGCGGTCAAGGATATTGCCGAGCTGGTGGAGGCGAGCCTGGCCCCATCCACCGCAGCGGCTGCCGATAGCCGAGCGCCGGACTGA
- a CDS encoding insulinase family protein, with translation MKALCGFTLIILVIIPAVLPAEGPYPSKILGNGLEVIVVENHTVPLVTIEILFRNGAFIESPEENGLTNLYDNLFFKANKILSTQASYLARVRELGMITGASTREEWVHFHATLPSDSLGAGLEFMQQVVEFPMFNIDEMAREKELILEQMDRQAANPGAQLNRAVQQKLWGSTFSRKDYQGDRQVIREATLEQMLLMHERYGLPNNAALLVAGDVSPKDVFRLARKQFGGWEDGPDPSRTNPIPPMIPLAANVDTIVTQPVTTARLTLAWQGPSVTADVKGTFAADVLSLILSQKTSSFQKNLIAAGVLEADMFYLTQKYVGPILINAACRPDKLRAAHEALLAEIESFAEPEYFSDKQLANAKTLLEVDAIYKRDEASYFVHELGFWWAIAGLDYYRGYLDNLRAVSRADIVNYVNRYIIGQPRVTAVMVDRQSQQELNLAPGSLLP, from the coding sequence ATGAAAGCTCTGTGCGGTTTCACGTTAATCATCCTCGTGATCATTCCCGCCGTTCTGCCGGCTGAGGGTCCGTATCCATCCAAAATTCTTGGCAACGGACTCGAAGTAATTGTGGTCGAAAACCACACAGTGCCTCTGGTGACCATCGAAATCTTGTTCCGCAACGGCGCCTTCATTGAATCACCGGAAGAGAACGGACTGACTAACTTGTATGACAACCTGTTCTTCAAAGCCAACAAGATACTATCTACCCAAGCATCCTACCTCGCGAGAGTCAGAGAGCTGGGCATGATCACGGGGGCGTCGACCCGAGAGGAGTGGGTCCATTTTCATGCCACTCTGCCCAGCGATTCCCTGGGTGCGGGCCTGGAGTTCATGCAGCAGGTGGTGGAATTTCCAATGTTCAACATCGATGAGATGGCCCGTGAAAAGGAACTGATCCTGGAGCAGATGGACAGGCAGGCCGCCAATCCCGGCGCACAGCTTAACCGCGCCGTGCAGCAAAAGCTGTGGGGTTCCACCTTCAGCCGCAAAGACTACCAAGGTGATCGCCAGGTGATCCGGGAAGCCACGCTGGAGCAGATGTTGCTGATGCATGAACGCTACGGGCTACCCAACAACGCCGCCCTATTAGTGGCGGGAGACGTGTCGCCCAAGGATGTATTTCGCCTGGCACGAAAGCAGTTCGGTGGATGGGAGGATGGGCCTGATCCGTCCAGGACCAACCCCATTCCACCCATGATACCCCTGGCCGCCAATGTGGACACCATCGTGACCCAACCGGTGACCACCGCCCGGCTTACTCTGGCCTGGCAGGGCCCCAGTGTAACCGCCGATGTGAAGGGCACCTTTGCCGCGGATGTCCTGTCGTTGATTCTGTCGCAGAAAACCTCGTCATTTCAGAAGAACCTCATTGCGGCGGGCGTTCTAGAGGCGGATATGTTTTACTTGACACAGAAATATGTGGGACCCATTCTTATCAACGCAGCGTGCCGTCCCGATAAATTGCGCGCCGCCCATGAGGCGCTGCTGGCGGAAATTGAAAGCTTTGCGGAGCCGGAATATTTCAGCGACAAGCAGTTGGCCAATGCCAAAACCCTCTTGGAGGTAGACGCCATTTATAAGCGCGATGAGGCCTCCTACTTCGTCCATGAACTGGGCTTCTGGTGGGCCATAGCCGGGCTGGACTACTACCGCGGATATCTGGACAACCTGAGGGCGGTGAGCCGTGCTGACATTGTGAATTACGTGAACCGTTACATCATCGGCCAGCCCAGGGTCACAGCGGTGATGGTGGACCGCCAGTCCCAGCAGGAGCTCAACCTGGCGCCGGGCAGCCTGTTGCCGTGA
- a CDS encoding insulinase family protein has product MGLLLATVACSPASEVQITAFIVDGLQVIYKQTPGNPVAAAGLYLKGGMNYMGPRQAGIERFLFEVARGGTESLSKDDLNAQLEALGTKFNTAATYDYTTLTFRCIRDNFEASWELFTDIFLHPRFANEELELVRERIVAAIEAEDELPGRQVKRVASDLYYEGHPYGVSLFGIASAVTSLSRKDLVQYHRSDITKNRLLLVIVGDLGIPSVTKKARDLARQLAPGPDLRLPTLNFLSGSPDLAVAERNLSAHYILGLFDAPRPGHPDYPAFTAATRILSDRLSGTLRTDHGLTTEASAGAGRLIANHGYIFLTSTEPNRSLRAIFRTIDGVILDPVPDEQLQAALTSSVTRYLLDNESSADQMGQLAMWEIVGEGWEKGEQFLPELNAVRPKDIQMVLRKYMRNVHFGVVGSRRAINRQLFTSR; this is encoded by the coding sequence ATGGGTTTGCTGCTGGCAACGGTTGCCTGCTCACCGGCATCGGAGGTGCAGATCACCGCATTTATTGTCGACGGCTTGCAGGTCATTTACAAGCAGACGCCAGGCAACCCGGTGGCTGCCGCGGGGCTCTATCTGAAGGGTGGCATGAATTACATGGGTCCCAGGCAGGCAGGCATCGAGCGCTTTCTGTTTGAGGTCGCCCGAGGCGGCACCGAGTCGTTGAGCAAGGACGATCTGAATGCCCAGCTGGAGGCGTTAGGCACGAAATTCAATACTGCCGCAACCTATGACTACACGACCCTCACTTTCCGGTGCATCCGCGACAATTTTGAGGCGTCATGGGAGCTGTTCACCGATATTTTCCTGCACCCACGCTTCGCCAACGAGGAGCTGGAATTGGTGCGTGAGCGCATTGTGGCTGCCATCGAGGCGGAGGACGAACTGCCCGGGCGGCAGGTTAAACGGGTAGCCAGCGATCTCTATTACGAGGGACACCCCTATGGCGTCAGCCTTTTTGGTATCGCCTCGGCCGTAACAAGTCTGTCACGGAAGGACCTGGTACAATACCACCGCAGCGACATCACCAAGAACCGGTTGTTGCTGGTAATCGTGGGTGACCTGGGCATCCCCAGTGTGACGAAAAAAGCGCGCGATCTGGCGAGGCAGCTGGCTCCTGGCCCGGATCTACGCCTGCCAACACTTAACTTTTTGTCGGGTTCGCCCGATCTGGCTGTGGCGGAGCGGAACCTGAGCGCGCACTACATCCTGGGGCTCTTCGATGCGCCCCGACCCGGGCACCCCGACTATCCGGCCTTCACCGCCGCCACCCGTATCCTCAGCGACCGGCTGAGCGGCACGCTGCGCACCGACCATGGTCTCACAACTGAGGCCAGCGCTGGCGCTGGCCGCCTGATTGCCAATCACGGTTACATATTTCTGACCTCGACCGAGCCGAACCGCTCGCTACGGGCCATATTTCGGACCATTGACGGTGTGATCCTCGACCCAGTACCCGATGAGCAGCTGCAGGCTGCCCTGACATCGTCAGTGACCCGCTATCTGCTGGACAATGAATCGTCCGCGGACCAGATGGGCCAGTTGGCCATGTGGGAAATTGTGGGCGAGGGCTGGGAGAAGGGGGAGCAGTTTCTCCCGGAATTGAATGCCGTGCGCCCGAAAGATATCCAGATGGTGCTGCGCAAATACATGCGCAACGTGCACTTCGGGGTGGTGGGCAGCCGGCGGGCCATCAACCGGCAGCTCTTCACCAGCCGCTAG